Proteins from a genomic interval of Ndongobacter massiliensis:
- a CDS encoding cytidine/deoxycytidylate deaminase family protein, producing MTRKSWNDYFMQLARTVAERGTCDRAYVGCVLVNEDHRIISTGYNGSIAGNPHCDEVGHTMRDGHCIATIHAEMNALLYCARRGIAVNGCTCYVTHFPCLNCTKSLIQAGVSKIYYGIGYRMDPYAVELLQRNRIPFEEIEDIDVN from the coding sequence ATGACGCGAAAGAGTTGGAATGATTATTTTATGCAACTGGCACGAACCGTTGCGGAACGCGGTACCTGCGACCGCGCCTATGTCGGCTGTGTACTTGTCAACGAAGATCATCGTATCATTTCGACGGGATATAACGGCTCTATTGCCGGCAATCCGCACTGCGATGAAGTGGGGCATACCATGCGCGACGGGCACTGCATCGCAACCATTCACGCCGAAATGAATGCGCTTTTATACTGCGCGCGACGCGGCATCGCCGTGAACGGGTGCACTTGCTATGTTACGCATTTTCCGTGTCTGAACTGTACAAAATCGCTGATTCAGGCGGGCGTATCGAAGATATATTACGGAATTGGCTATCGCATGGATCCCTATGCGGTCGAATTGCTGCAACGCAACCGGATTCCCTTTGAAGAAATCGAGGATATTGATGTCAATTGA